The proteins below come from a single Burkholderia contaminans genomic window:
- a CDS encoding ABC transporter permease, with amino-acid sequence MSTPASSLEALRTLPARRPAVRWALRVLRWALTLAVTFAGLLALTFVIGRKVPIDPVLAILGDRASAEAYAAERIALGLDKPLVTQFLIYARDVLHGNLGMSLLTANPVLDDIKRVFPATLELATIATLIGIAIGVPLGVAAAVKHNRPIDHVARFVGLIGNSVPVFWLGLMGLLLFYARLHWVGGPGRLDPVYDGMVDPRTGSLLIDAALAGEWDVFRNAVSHIALPAAILGYYSVAYLSRMTRSFMLDQLSQEYIVTARAKGLSERRVIWRHAFGNIMVPLLTVIALTYSNLLEGSVLTEIVFAWPGLGSYLTGALLNADMNAVLGATLVIGAMFITVNLLTDALYRVFDPRAR; translated from the coding sequence ATGTCGACTCCCGCCTCCTCCCTCGAAGCACTGCGCACGCTGCCCGCGCGGCGCCCGGCCGTGCGCTGGGCCTTGCGCGTGCTGCGCTGGGCGCTCACGCTCGCCGTCACGTTCGCGGGGCTGCTCGCGCTGACGTTCGTGATCGGCCGCAAGGTGCCGATCGATCCCGTGCTCGCGATCCTCGGCGATCGCGCGTCGGCCGAGGCGTACGCGGCCGAACGCATCGCGCTCGGCCTCGACAAGCCGCTCGTCACGCAATTCCTGATCTATGCGCGCGACGTGCTGCACGGCAATCTCGGCATGTCGCTGCTGACCGCGAACCCCGTGCTCGACGACATCAAGCGCGTGTTCCCGGCCACGCTCGAACTGGCGACGATCGCGACGCTGATCGGCATCGCGATCGGCGTGCCGCTCGGCGTCGCGGCGGCCGTGAAGCACAACCGGCCGATCGACCACGTCGCGCGCTTCGTCGGGCTGATCGGCAATTCAGTGCCGGTGTTCTGGCTCGGCCTGATGGGGCTGCTGCTGTTCTACGCGCGGCTGCACTGGGTCGGTGGGCCCGGCCGGCTCGATCCCGTGTACGACGGGATGGTCGACCCGCGCACGGGCAGCCTGCTGATCGACGCGGCACTCGCGGGCGAGTGGGACGTGTTCCGCAACGCGGTGTCGCACATCGCGCTGCCGGCCGCGATCCTCGGCTACTACTCGGTCGCGTACCTGAGCCGGATGACGCGCTCGTTCATGCTCGACCAGCTGAGCCAGGAATACATCGTCACCGCGCGCGCGAAGGGCTTGTCTGAGCGCCGCGTGATCTGGCGGCATGCGTTCGGCAACATCATGGTGCCGCTGCTCACCGTGATCGCGCTCACGTACAGCAACCTGCTCGAAGGCTCGGTGCTGACCGAGATCGTGTTCGCGTGGCCCGGGCTCGGTTCGTACCTGACCGGCGCGCTGCTGAACGCCGACATGAACGCGGTGCTCGGCGCGACGCTCGTGATCGGCGCGATGTTCATCACCGTCAACCTGCTGACCGACGCGCTGTACCGCGTGTTCGATCCGCGTGCGCGCTGA
- the nikC gene encoding nickel transporter permease yields MNAERLTLRAWLLSDAPASRSQAALGLAYRRWRRFATNPLNLFGLAILVTLIVVAIVGPLIMPHDPLRQVLSDRLLPPGSPSHWLGTDQLGRDILSRLIAGSRLTLGIAILVVVIVVPIGLLIGTTAGYCGGFVDSVLMRITDIALAFPKIVLALAFAAALGPGVINAVVAISITAWPAYARLARAETIRIAQADFIHAARLQGASGPRILLRYIVPLCMSSVIVRATLDMAGIILTVAGLGFLGLGAQPPSPEWGFMVASGRNVLLDAWWVATLPGCAILLVSLAFNLLGDGLRDVFDPRHGA; encoded by the coding sequence ATGAACGCCGAGCGCCTCACGCTGCGCGCGTGGCTGCTGTCCGACGCGCCCGCATCGCGCTCGCAGGCCGCACTCGGCCTCGCGTACCGACGCTGGCGTCGTTTCGCCACCAACCCACTCAACCTGTTCGGGCTCGCGATCCTGGTCACACTGATCGTCGTCGCGATCGTCGGCCCGCTGATCATGCCGCACGATCCGCTGCGCCAGGTGCTGTCCGACCGGCTGCTGCCACCCGGCTCGCCGTCGCACTGGCTCGGCACCGACCAGCTCGGCCGCGACATCCTTTCGCGGTTGATCGCCGGTTCGCGCCTCACGCTCGGCATCGCCATCCTCGTCGTCGTGATCGTCGTGCCGATCGGCCTCCTGATCGGCACGACGGCCGGCTACTGCGGCGGCTTCGTCGACAGCGTGCTGATGCGCATCACCGACATCGCGCTCGCGTTCCCGAAGATCGTGCTCGCACTCGCGTTCGCCGCCGCCCTCGGGCCGGGCGTGATCAACGCGGTCGTCGCGATCTCGATCACCGCGTGGCCCGCCTATGCGCGGCTCGCGCGCGCGGAGACGATCCGCATCGCGCAGGCCGACTTCATCCACGCCGCGCGCCTGCAGGGCGCATCGGGCCCGCGCATCCTGCTGCGTTACATCGTGCCGCTGTGCATGTCGTCGGTGATCGTGCGCGCGACACTCGACATGGCCGGCATCATCCTGACCGTCGCGGGCCTCGGCTTCCTCGGCCTCGGCGCGCAGCCGCCGAGCCCCGAATGGGGCTTCATGGTCGCGTCGGGTCGCAACGTGCTGCTCGACGCGTGGTGGGTCGCGACGCTGCCCGGCTGCGCGATCCTGCTCGTGAGTCTCGCGTTCAACCTTCTCGGCGACGGGCTGCGCGACGTCTTCGATCCCCGCCATGGAGCGTGA
- a CDS encoding ABC transporter ATP-binding protein produces the protein MERDMPMHPAPSSAPLCEIDGLKIGFRGHDGTVTDAVRDLSLTLAPGERLGIVGESGSGKSLTGRALLGLLPDAARWSARTMRFAGHDLLAMPPGERRRLCGSQMGMILQDPKYSLNPVMTVAKQMGEAFRLHEPGLRGRALRERIVDALAAVQIRDPARVADAYPHELSGGMGQRVMIAMMVSTGPRLLIADEPTSALDVAVSMQVLAVLDAMIARHGTGLMFISHDLPLVMSFCDRVAVMYAGRVVETCAARDLRDASHPYTRGLLAANPPLANPPDELPVLRRDPAWLEPASHAGTPADRQEAAR, from the coding sequence ATGGAGCGTGACATGCCGATGCATCCCGCCCCCTCGTCCGCGCCGCTCTGCGAGATCGACGGCCTGAAGATCGGCTTTCGCGGCCATGACGGCACCGTCACCGACGCCGTGCGCGACCTGTCGCTGACGCTCGCCCCCGGCGAACGGCTCGGCATCGTCGGCGAATCGGGCTCCGGCAAATCGCTGACGGGCCGCGCGCTGCTCGGCCTGCTGCCCGACGCCGCGCGCTGGTCGGCCCGCACGATGCGCTTCGCGGGCCACGACCTGCTCGCGATGCCGCCGGGCGAACGCCGGCGGCTGTGCGGCAGCCAGATGGGCATGATCCTGCAGGACCCGAAATATTCGCTGAACCCGGTGATGACGGTCGCGAAGCAGATGGGCGAGGCATTCCGGCTGCACGAGCCGGGCCTGCGCGGCCGCGCGCTGCGCGAACGGATCGTCGACGCGCTCGCGGCCGTGCAGATACGCGATCCCGCACGCGTCGCCGATGCGTATCCGCACGAGCTGTCGGGCGGCATGGGCCAGCGCGTGATGATCGCGATGATGGTGTCGACCGGCCCGCGCCTGCTGATCGCCGACGAACCGACTTCCGCGCTCGACGTCGCCGTGTCGATGCAGGTGCTCGCGGTGCTCGACGCGATGATCGCGCGGCATGGCACGGGCCTGATGTTCATCAGCCACGACCTGCCGCTCGTGATGTCGTTCTGCGATCGCGTCGCGGTGATGTATGCGGGCCGCGTGGTCGAAACCTGCGCCGCGCGCGACCTGCGCGACGCTTCCCATCCCTATACGCGCGGGCTGCTCGCAGCGAACCCGCCGCTCGCGAACCCGCCGGACGAACTGCCCGTGCTGCGGCGCGATCCGGCGTGGCTCGAACCCGCGTCGCATGCCGGCACGCCGGCCGATCGACAGGAGGCAGCAAGATGA
- a CDS encoding ABC transporter ATP-binding protein, whose translation MIDVDHASIRFPTRTGHVDAVRDASFAVRDGEVFGLVGESGSGKSTLLRALTGLVPLASGSLSIDGRPVGGTPDRAFRRHVQMVFQDPYASLHPRFTVDQTLREPLSIHGIDDADARIARALSEVGLGPAFRFRYPHQLSGGQRQRVAIARALIVEPRVLLLDEPTSALDVSVQAEILNLLRRLHRERNLTMILVSHNLAVIGFLCQRVAVMQHGEIVEQLRIENVRAGQVARDYTRTLLRATEGYRRLDPVAGAPAT comes from the coding sequence ATGATCGACGTCGATCACGCATCGATCCGTTTCCCGACCCGCACGGGTCACGTCGACGCCGTGCGCGACGCGAGCTTCGCCGTGCGCGACGGCGAGGTGTTCGGGCTCGTCGGTGAATCGGGGTCCGGCAAGTCGACGCTGCTGCGCGCGCTGACGGGCCTCGTGCCGCTCGCGTCCGGCAGCCTGTCGATCGACGGCCGGCCGGTGGGCGGCACGCCCGATCGTGCCTTCCGCCGCCACGTGCAGATGGTGTTCCAGGATCCGTACGCATCGCTGCATCCGCGCTTCACGGTCGACCAGACGCTGCGCGAGCCGCTGTCGATCCACGGGATCGATGATGCCGATGCGCGCATCGCCCGCGCGCTGTCCGAGGTCGGGCTCGGCCCGGCGTTCCGCTTCCGCTACCCGCACCAGCTGTCGGGCGGCCAGCGGCAGCGTGTCGCGATTGCGCGTGCGCTGATCGTCGAGCCGCGCGTGCTGCTGCTCGACGAGCCGACGTCCGCGCTCGACGTGTCGGTGCAGGCCGAGATCCTGAACCTGCTGCGCCGCCTGCATCGCGAACGCAACCTGACGATGATCCTCGTCAGCCACAACCTCGCGGTGATCGGCTTCCTGTGCCAGCGCGTCGCGGTGATGCAGCATGGCGAAATCGTCGAGCAGCTCCGGATCGAGAACGTGCGCGCCGGGCAGGTGGCGCGCGACTACACGCGCACGCTGCTGCGCGCGACCGAGGGCTACCGCCGTCTCGACCCGGTGGCGGGCGCGCCGGCGACCTGA
- a CDS encoding GlsB/YeaQ/YmgE family stress response membrane protein yields the protein MLQFIETLVVGLIVGLLARALKPGDDKMGIVMTTVLGIVGSLVAGYVGRAAGWYAPGQGAGWIASIIGAIVLLVVVGAVRKRAA from the coding sequence ATGCTGCAATTCATCGAAACCCTGGTCGTCGGGCTCATCGTCGGCCTCCTCGCCCGCGCGCTCAAGCCCGGCGACGACAAGATGGGCATCGTGATGACCACCGTGCTCGGCATCGTCGGCTCGCTGGTCGCCGGCTACGTCGGCCGCGCCGCCGGCTGGTACGCACCGGGCCAGGGCGCGGGCTGGATCGCGTCGATCATCGGCGCGATCGTGCTGCTCGTGGTCGTCGGCGCGGTACGCAAGCGCGCGGCCTGA
- a CDS encoding type 1 fimbrial protein: MKHRPIAASFVLAASLLATSSSFAAGASGVIYFSGMIVEPPCSFAVDTADLARRQVRPDCPRPATGQIAFVDAASQQAIKTTTFTQASRAIVLPNRPGNSQAPMIAVVTYQ, translated from the coding sequence ATGAAGCACCGCCCTATCGCTGCCTCGTTCGTCCTGGCTGCCTCGCTTCTGGCCACTTCCTCGTCCTTTGCCGCCGGCGCGTCCGGCGTCATCTACTTCTCCGGCATGATCGTCGAGCCGCCCTGCTCGTTCGCGGTCGATACGGCCGATCTCGCCCGGCGTCAGGTCCGCCCTGACTGTCCGCGCCCGGCAACCGGCCAGATCGCATTCGTAGACGCAGCGAGCCAGCAGGCCATCAAGACCACGACCTTTACTCAGGCCTCGCGCGCAATCGTTTTACCGAACCGTCCGGGCAACAGCCAGGCGCCGATGATCGCCGTCGTGACGTACCAGTGA
- a CDS encoding LysR substrate-binding domain-containing protein yields MRRLPPLHALQIFSTVARHRSFTRAAEQLCITQGAVSRQIQTLEAHYGFPLFKRHAKGLTLTAEGEQLLPVVNESFARIEDISMRLTRQRTDLALKVPTCVMRWMLPRIMRFQGEHPDLHVQITTAWQHVVDFSTEPFDAAVVYGTSPGAGVFALPLFDERLTPVCAPELRQTSPLDTTGDLARHTLLHPTRDHRDWRAWLEHAGERSVDPARGPTFDTLDLATNAAMQGFGVAIGDVTLVDDDVSARRLERPFDIVLETGARYFFVYPENIGNQQKIRAFSDWIARHRD; encoded by the coding sequence ATGCGCCGACTTCCGCCCCTGCATGCGCTGCAGATCTTCTCGACGGTGGCTCGCCACCGCAGCTTCACGCGTGCGGCCGAGCAGCTGTGCATCACGCAGGGCGCGGTGAGCCGGCAGATCCAGACGCTCGAGGCGCATTACGGTTTTCCGTTGTTCAAGCGGCATGCGAAGGGTCTCACGCTGACGGCGGAGGGCGAGCAGTTGCTGCCGGTGGTCAACGAGAGCTTCGCGCGGATCGAGGACATTTCGATGAGGCTCACGCGGCAGCGCACCGACCTCGCGCTGAAGGTGCCGACCTGCGTGATGCGCTGGATGCTGCCGCGCATCATGCGCTTCCAGGGCGAGCATCCCGATCTGCATGTGCAGATCACCACCGCGTGGCAGCACGTCGTCGATTTCTCGACCGAGCCGTTCGATGCGGCTGTCGTCTACGGCACGTCGCCGGGCGCCGGCGTGTTTGCGCTGCCGCTGTTCGACGAGCGGCTGACACCCGTCTGCGCGCCCGAATTGCGGCAGACGTCACCGCTCGATACGACCGGCGATCTTGCCCGCCATACGCTGCTGCATCCGACGCGTGACCATCGCGACTGGCGCGCGTGGCTCGAGCACGCGGGCGAGCGCAGCGTCGATCCTGCGCGCGGGCCGACGTTCGACACGCTTGATCTCGCGACGAACGCGGCGATGCAGGGCTTCGGCGTTGCGATCGGCGACGTGACGCTCGTCGACGACGACGTCAGCGCGCGCCGGCTCGAACGGCCATTCGATATCGTGCTCGAGACGGGCGCGCGTTACTTCTTCGTCTATCCCGAGAACATCGGCAACCAGCAGAAAATCCGTGCGTTCAGCGACTGGATCGCGCGCCATCGCGATTGA
- the bla gene encoding class A beta-lactamase, with protein sequence MEHSPTRRSLLLAAVAAPFVAACTSAPVADQGHAHTAQAELTALEKASNGRLGVAALDTSNGVRIAHHARERFPLCGTYAVAAAAAMLARGSLDASLLPRRILYRRYEIVAGSPITESHVDTGMTIEQLCVAMLQSGDKGAGNLLMGVLGGPQAVTAFARASGDMSFRLDHWEPELNNAAPGDERDTSTPVEMVDTLQRLLLGNTLQEPQRTQLMEWMVGGARGATGIAAGVPPGWRIADKAGTGGYGTTTDVAVLWPPSRAPIVMAVSFTQPQAAAAARADVVASAARIVAAALTATA encoded by the coding sequence ATGGAACATTCTCCGACCCGCCGCTCGCTGTTGCTTGCCGCCGTTGCCGCGCCGTTCGTCGCCGCGTGCACGTCCGCGCCGGTCGCCGACCAGGGGCACGCCCATACCGCCCAGGCTGAATTGACCGCGCTCGAGAAGGCCTCGAATGGCCGGCTCGGCGTCGCCGCGCTCGATACGTCGAACGGCGTGCGCATCGCTCACCATGCGCGCGAGCGCTTTCCGCTGTGCGGCACGTATGCGGTCGCCGCGGCAGCAGCGATGCTCGCGCGCGGCTCGCTCGACGCATCGCTGCTGCCGCGCCGCATCCTGTACCGCCGCTACGAAATCGTTGCGGGCTCACCGATCACGGAAAGCCACGTCGACACGGGCATGACGATCGAGCAGCTTTGCGTGGCGATGCTGCAGTCGGGCGACAAGGGCGCCGGCAACCTGCTGATGGGTGTGCTCGGCGGCCCACAGGCCGTCACGGCGTTCGCCCGCGCGAGCGGTGACATGTCGTTCCGCCTCGATCACTGGGAACCCGAACTGAACAACGCGGCGCCCGGCGACGAACGCGATACGTCGACGCCGGTCGAGATGGTCGACACGTTGCAGCGGCTGCTGCTCGGCAACACGCTGCAGGAGCCGCAGCGCACGCAACTGATGGAATGGATGGTCGGCGGCGCGCGCGGCGCGACCGGTATCGCGGCGGGCGTGCCGCCCGGGTGGCGCATCGCGGACAAGGCCGGCACGGGCGGCTACGGCACGACGACCGACGTCGCGGTGCTGTGGCCGCCGTCGCGTGCGCCGATCGTGATGGCCGTGTCGTTCACGCAGCCGCAGGCCGCCGCGGCGGCCCGCGCGGACGTCGTTGCGTCGGCGGCGCGCATCGTGGCGGCCGCGCTCACCGCGACGGCCTGA
- a CDS encoding peptidoglycan DD-metalloendopeptidase family protein — MKTREIHRNAAWLPGLVAVLVMAGCASTQSVPPSDTLAGQSSSSSQPAAAPSAATPPPAPIFVAQKYVVKRGDTLTGIASANGCSVADLRTWNRLGANGRLRMGQVLRIVKQQPLPAPGAAGTQVAASSASGNGAGSNPAATQATASNASDRQVVKETKRHAGGVTLKWPASGKIVDGFRPGQNRGIQIAGRPGDPVRAAADGRVMYAGTGLNDYGSLIIVQHNADFLTAYAHNRKLLVKTGDIVRQGDEIAEMGDLDNSRVALLFEVRRDGKPVNPMPYLPSSQG, encoded by the coding sequence ATGAAAACGCGCGAGATTCACCGCAACGCGGCGTGGCTGCCAGGCTTGGTCGCCGTGCTCGTCATGGCCGGTTGTGCAAGCACGCAGTCCGTTCCGCCGAGCGACACGCTGGCGGGGCAGTCGTCATCGTCGAGCCAGCCCGCCGCTGCGCCGTCGGCCGCCACGCCGCCGCCGGCGCCGATTTTCGTCGCGCAGAAGTACGTCGTGAAACGCGGCGACACGCTGACGGGCATCGCGTCCGCAAACGGCTGCAGCGTGGCCGACCTGCGCACCTGGAACAGGCTGGGCGCGAACGGCAGGCTGCGCATGGGGCAGGTGCTGCGCATCGTCAAGCAGCAGCCGTTGCCGGCGCCGGGCGCGGCCGGCACGCAGGTGGCTGCATCGTCGGCGTCGGGCAATGGTGCAGGGAGCAACCCGGCAGCCACGCAGGCCACTGCGTCGAATGCGAGCGACCGTCAGGTCGTCAAGGAAACGAAGCGGCATGCGGGCGGCGTCACGCTCAAGTGGCCCGCGAGCGGCAAGATCGTCGACGGCTTCCGGCCGGGGCAGAACCGCGGCATCCAGATTGCCGGCCGGCCGGGCGACCCGGTCCGCGCCGCGGCCGACGGCCGCGTGATGTACGCGGGCACCGGCCTGAACGATTACGGCAGCCTGATCATCGTCCAGCACAACGCGGATTTCCTGACCGCCTATGCGCACAACCGCAAGCTGCTCGTGAAGACGGGCGACATCGTGCGCCAGGGCGACGAGATCGCCGAGATGGGCGACCTCGACAACTCGCGTGTCGCGCTGCTGTTCGAAGTGCGACGCGACGGCAAGCCGGTCAATCCGATGCCGTATCTGCCTTCGTCGCAAGGGTGA
- a CDS encoding LysR family transcriptional regulator produces the protein MRFDLTDLRLFLNICEAGTITSGAERTHITLQAASERIRGMEDELGVPLLHRTKSGAQATDAGRALEHHARTVLQQIDHMRGELQQYGQGLRGHIRLLCNTASLSEYLPDALADYLPHHPKLSISVEERSSQEIVHAIRNKTAEVGIVADSVGLGGLEQKPFREDWLIVVVPAAHPLASQEKVAFDSIADADFIGLTDGSALQVHLADQARALGKRIRYRVQLKSFDAICRVIASGVGIGIVSRHAAERAMQTMDVRLVELSDAWSHRRLKLCARSFDALPKYTREFVTFLSGETAQQ, from the coding sequence ATGCGCTTCGACCTGACCGACCTGCGGCTCTTCCTGAACATCTGCGAGGCCGGCACGATCACGAGCGGCGCCGAGCGCACCCACATCACGCTGCAGGCCGCGAGCGAGCGCATCCGCGGCATGGAGGACGAGCTCGGCGTGCCGCTGCTGCACCGGACCAAATCGGGCGCGCAGGCCACCGATGCGGGCCGCGCGCTCGAACACCACGCGCGCACGGTGCTGCAGCAGATCGACCACATGCGCGGCGAACTGCAGCAATACGGCCAGGGGCTGCGCGGGCATATCCGGCTGCTGTGCAACACGGCGTCGCTGAGCGAATACCTGCCCGACGCGCTGGCCGACTACCTGCCGCATCACCCGAAGCTGTCGATCAGCGTCGAGGAGCGCTCGAGCCAGGAGATCGTGCATGCGATCCGCAACAAGACGGCCGAGGTCGGCATCGTCGCCGATTCGGTCGGGCTCGGCGGGCTCGAACAGAAGCCGTTCCGCGAGGACTGGCTGATCGTCGTCGTGCCGGCCGCGCATCCGCTCGCATCGCAGGAGAAGGTCGCGTTCGACTCGATCGCCGATGCCGACTTCATCGGCCTCACCGACGGCAGCGCGCTGCAGGTGCATCTCGCCGACCAGGCACGCGCGCTCGGCAAGCGGATCCGCTATCGCGTGCAACTGAAGAGCTTCGATGCGATCTGCCGCGTGATCGCGAGCGGCGTGGGCATCGGCATCGTGTCGCGCCATGCGGCCGAGCGCGCGATGCAGACGATGGACGTGCGGCTCGTCGAGCTGTCCGATGCGTGGAGCCACCGTCGGCTGAAGCTGTGCGCGCGGTCGTTCGATGCGCTGCCGAAATACACGCGGGAGTTCGTCACGTTCCTGTCGGGCGAAACTGCGCAGCAGTGA
- a CDS encoding ester cyclase: protein MTDTDLATRYRAYIDCLNRQDWPALGEYVADDVIHNDRPLGLPGYRAMLEQDFRDIPDLRFDIRLLVCEPPRIACRLRFACSPSGTFMGLAVDGRKVTFCENVFYEFHDGKIRQVWSVIDKAAIEAQL from the coding sequence ATGACCGACACCGATCTTGCAACCCGCTACCGCGCGTACATCGACTGCCTGAACCGGCAGGACTGGCCAGCGCTCGGCGAATATGTCGCCGACGACGTGATCCACAACGACCGGCCGCTCGGCCTGCCCGGTTACCGCGCGATGCTGGAACAGGACTTCCGCGACATTCCCGATCTCCGTTTCGACATCCGGCTGCTCGTGTGCGAGCCGCCGCGCATCGCATGCCGCCTTCGCTTCGCCTGCTCGCCGAGCGGGACGTTCATGGGGCTCGCCGTCGACGGCCGGAAGGTCACGTTCTGCGAGAACGTGTTCTACGAATTTCATGACGGCAAGATCCGCCAGGTCTGGTCGGTGATCGACAAGGCCGCGATCGAGGCACAGCTTTAG
- a CDS encoding sulfite exporter TauE/SafE family protein, with product MQVHTLTIIAVVFLLAGAVKGMIGLGLPTIAMGLLTLAMPPSAAASLLLVPSFITNVWQLWLGPSFGPLLRRLWPLLAGLTIGTLTGGLPALAAGSTWTHAALGVVLILYGLWGLAAARLPAPGRHEKWLSAVVGYLTGVVTAATGVFVVPAVPYLQALRLSKDDLIQALGLSFTASTIVLGLQLRVTGALQTVDLGVSALALVPALAGMAGGQYARRVMSEQAFKRCFFVGLIALGAYMAASGWL from the coding sequence ATGCAAGTTCATACGCTGACGATCATCGCGGTGGTTTTCCTGCTGGCCGGCGCGGTCAAGGGCATGATCGGGCTCGGGCTGCCGACGATCGCGATGGGGCTGCTGACGCTCGCGATGCCGCCGTCGGCTGCCGCGAGCCTGCTGCTCGTGCCGTCGTTCATCACCAATGTGTGGCAGTTGTGGCTCGGCCCGTCGTTCGGGCCGCTGCTGCGCCGGCTGTGGCCGCTGCTCGCCGGCCTGACGATCGGCACGCTGACGGGCGGGCTGCCTGCGCTCGCGGCAGGCAGCACCTGGACGCATGCGGCGCTGGGCGTGGTGCTGATTCTCTACGGGCTGTGGGGGCTGGCCGCCGCGCGGCTGCCGGCGCCGGGCCGCCATGAAAAGTGGCTGTCGGCCGTGGTCGGCTACCTGACGGGCGTCGTGACGGCCGCGACCGGTGTGTTCGTCGTGCCGGCCGTGCCGTATCTGCAGGCGCTGCGGCTGTCGAAGGACGACCTGATCCAGGCGCTCGGGCTGTCGTTCACCGCATCGACGATCGTGCTCGGCCTGCAACTGCGCGTGACGGGTGCGTTGCAAACGGTCGATCTCGGCGTGTCGGCGCTCGCACTCGTGCCGGCGCTGGCGGGCATGGCTGGCGGGCAATATGCGCGCCGCGTGATGAGCGAGCAGGCGTTCAAGCGCTGCTTCTTCGTCGGGCTCATCGCGCTCGGCGCGTACATGGCGGCTTCGGGGTGGCTGTAA
- a CDS encoding aldo/keto reductase — translation METRELGRTGPRVSALALGCMGMSDFYGPADRDESIATLHAALDHGITMLDTGDFYGMGDNEMLIRDALRGRARDQVLISVKFGALRDPSGGFAGYDARPAAIRNFVAYSLKRLGTDYIDIYRPARVDPAVPIEETIGAIADLVKAGYVRHIGLSEAGVDTIRRAAAVAPIADLQIEYSLLSRGIEAGILPACRELGIGVTAYGVLSRGLLGGRWSTAREGERDFRAASPRFQGENLAHNLALVDALRVIADEKGSNPAQVAIAWVLSRGGDIVPLIGARKRLQLQDALQATEMQLTVNDIARIEAAVPAGAAAGERYPAAQMAHLDSEQGRGASHGG, via the coding sequence ATGGAAACGCGTGAACTGGGCCGTACCGGCCCGCGGGTGTCGGCACTCGCGCTCGGCTGCATGGGGATGTCGGACTTCTACGGCCCGGCCGACCGCGACGAAAGCATCGCGACGCTGCACGCGGCGCTCGACCACGGCATCACGATGCTCGACACCGGCGATTTCTACGGCATGGGCGACAACGAGATGCTGATCCGCGATGCGTTGCGCGGCCGGGCCCGCGACCAGGTGCTGATCAGCGTGAAATTCGGCGCGCTGCGCGATCCGTCCGGCGGGTTTGCCGGCTACGACGCGCGGCCGGCGGCGATCCGCAACTTCGTCGCGTACTCGCTGAAACGGCTCGGCACCGACTACATCGACATCTACCGGCCGGCGCGCGTCGATCCGGCGGTGCCGATCGAGGAGACGATCGGTGCGATCGCCGATCTCGTGAAGGCCGGGTACGTGCGCCATATCGGCCTGTCGGAAGCCGGCGTCGACACGATCCGCCGCGCCGCTGCCGTCGCGCCGATCGCCGACCTGCAGATCGAATACTCGCTGCTGTCGCGCGGCATCGAGGCCGGAATCCTGCCTGCGTGCCGCGAACTCGGGATCGGCGTGACGGCCTACGGCGTGCTGTCGCGCGGGCTGCTCGGCGGGCGCTGGAGCACGGCGCGGGAAGGCGAACGCGATTTCCGTGCGGCGAGCCCGCGATTCCAGGGCGAGAACCTCGCGCACAACCTTGCGCTCGTCGATGCGCTGCGCGTGATCGCCGACGAGAAGGGCAGCAATCCGGCGCAAGTCGCGATCGCGTGGGTGCTGTCGCGCGGCGGCGATATCGTGCCGCTGATCGGCGCGCGCAAGCGCCTTCAGCTTCAGGACGCACTGCAAGCGACTGAAATGCAACTAACGGTCAATGACATCGCTCGCATCGAAGCGGCGGTTCCCGCCGGGGCGGCTGCCGGTGAGCGTTATCCGGCCGCACAGATGGCGCACCTCGACAGCGAGCAGGGCCGGGGGGCATCTCACGGGGGCTGA